A genomic window from Passer domesticus isolate bPasDom1 chromosome Z, bPasDom1.hap1, whole genome shotgun sequence includes:
- the CCDC112 gene encoding coiled-coil domain-containing protein 112 isoform X1 — MAALAPALAAAAGRLQNESCSSTPGAGRQVQRWKIKGERAKKVEFIRTAEKLKAQLANIEKDKTGHLYNRKSDFRVDYRLLEELEHSMTDSRKMEKAKILQQLSKIQNNVKRLQQQLKDVKPTPEFVDRIKEMMEEIENAINAFKEEQRQIYQQLLKEENAISNELSLFERRVELWALGSSTAEKVWKLPSARVTVDKTLETHLPKEVIEFEKFLQRTGGRQGGWDDYDHQNFLKIRTKYKGRLSYMDEALEYLSGRTKEDIEQHDKWYQEYVILHERKKESIKKWKEKQQQEKERNLKEKEKSEKMLQLEEAQKQKVEEERKRKAAVEVWKKQKVVAFAIDQASQLKLEEKEKKQQKERQSHVKLLLERNTLQKKVKEELEKLESQKKEEAEKEGRKKTAAEEMSKFQEHELHKLELRVLQKHAKETEKQEKEKRLAKLREKVEVRVTRERSRLNRPSKGWEERRQEMAPAAAERPVRVSRRAVPAWRGGS; from the exons ATGGCCGCGCTGGCCCCGGcgctggcggcggcggccgggcggCTGCAG AATGAGAGCTGTTCCAGTACTCCAGGTGCTGGCCGACAGGTTCAGAGGTGGAAGATCAAAGGTGAACGAGCTAAGAAAGTTGAATTCATAAGAACTGCAGAAAAGCTAAAAGCTCA GCTTGCAAATAtagaaaaagacaaaactggACACCTTTATAATAGGAAGAGTGATTTCAGGGTAGACTACAGATTACTTGAGGAGCTGGAACACAGCATGactgacagcaggaaaatgGAAA AAGCTAAAATTCTGCAGCAGCtatcaaaaatacaaaacaatgTGAAGAGACTTCAGCAGCAATTGAAAGATGTGAAGCCTACGCCAGAGT TTGTTGACAGGATCAAGGAAATGAtggaagaaatagaaaatgcaATCAATGCTTTTAAAGAGGAACAAAGGCAAAT ATATCAACAGCTTTtgaaagaggaaaatgctaTCAGTAACGAGCTCAGTCTCTTTGAGAGAAGAGTGGAACTGTGGGCATTAGGGAGCTCAACAGCAGAAAAAGTTTGGAAGCTACCTTCAGCCAGGGTCACAGTTGATAAAACACTGGAAACTCACCTACCCAAAGAAGTAATAGAGtttgaaaaatttcttcagCGAACAGGAGGGCGGCAGGGAGGCTGGGATGATTATGATCATcaaaattttctgaaaatacGGACAAAATACAAAGGAAGGCTATCTTACATGGATGAAGCCCTTGAGTATCTCAGCGGAAGAACAAAAGAAGATATAGAACAGCATGACAAATGGTATCAAGAATATGTAATTTtacatgaaagaaagaaagag TCAattaaaaagtggaaagaaaagcagcagcaagaaaaagaaagaaacttgaaggagaaagagaaatcagaaaaaatgcTACAGCTTGAAGAAGCTCAAAAGCAAAAAgtagaagaagaaagaaaaagaaaagctgcagttGAAGTCTGGAAGAAACAGAAAGTAGTAGCATTTGCAATAGATCAAGCATCACAACTAAAActagaagagaaagagaaaaagcaacaaaaagagCGCCAAAGCCACGTGAAGTTATTATTGGAAAGGAATACCTTGCAAAAAAAAGTTAAGGAGGAACTTGAAAAGCTTGAAAGTCAGAAGAAGGAGGAAGCTgaaaaggagggaaggaagaaaactGCTGCAGAAGAAATGTCTAAGTTTCAAGAGCAT GAGCTACATAAACTGGAGCTAAGGGTTCTGCAGAAACATGCTAAAGAGacagagaaacaggaaaaagaaaaaagattggCAAAGTTAAGAGAGAAG GTCGAGGTTCGGGTCACCAGAGAGCGATCCAGGTTGAACAGACCttccaagggctgggaggaacGCAGGCAAGAgatggcaccagcagctgcagaacGGCCGGTGCGCGTTTCTCGGAG agctgtcccagcctggagaggagggtCATAG
- the CCDC112 gene encoding coiled-coil domain-containing protein 112 isoform X2 produces the protein MTDSRKMEKAKILQQLSKIQNNVKRLQQQLKDVKPTPEFVDRIKEMMEEIENAINAFKEEQRQIYQQLLKEENAISNELSLFERRVELWALGSSTAEKVWKLPSARVTVDKTLETHLPKEVIEFEKFLQRTGGRQGGWDDYDHQNFLKIRTKYKGRLSYMDEALEYLSGRTKEDIEQHDKWYQEYVILHERKKESIKKWKEKQQQEKERNLKEKEKSEKMLQLEEAQKQKVEEERKRKAAVEVWKKQKVVAFAIDQASQLKLEEKEKKQQKERQSHVKLLLERNTLQKKVKEELEKLESQKKEEAEKEGRKKTAAEEMSKFQEHELHKLELRVLQKHAKETEKQEKEKRLAKLREKVEVRVTRERSRLNRPSKGWEERRQEMAPAAAERPVRVSRRAVPAWRGGS, from the exons ATGactgacagcaggaaaatgGAAA AAGCTAAAATTCTGCAGCAGCtatcaaaaatacaaaacaatgTGAAGAGACTTCAGCAGCAATTGAAAGATGTGAAGCCTACGCCAGAGT TTGTTGACAGGATCAAGGAAATGAtggaagaaatagaaaatgcaATCAATGCTTTTAAAGAGGAACAAAGGCAAAT ATATCAACAGCTTTtgaaagaggaaaatgctaTCAGTAACGAGCTCAGTCTCTTTGAGAGAAGAGTGGAACTGTGGGCATTAGGGAGCTCAACAGCAGAAAAAGTTTGGAAGCTACCTTCAGCCAGGGTCACAGTTGATAAAACACTGGAAACTCACCTACCCAAAGAAGTAATAGAGtttgaaaaatttcttcagCGAACAGGAGGGCGGCAGGGAGGCTGGGATGATTATGATCATcaaaattttctgaaaatacGGACAAAATACAAAGGAAGGCTATCTTACATGGATGAAGCCCTTGAGTATCTCAGCGGAAGAACAAAAGAAGATATAGAACAGCATGACAAATGGTATCAAGAATATGTAATTTtacatgaaagaaagaaagag TCAattaaaaagtggaaagaaaagcagcagcaagaaaaagaaagaaacttgaaggagaaagagaaatcagaaaaaatgcTACAGCTTGAAGAAGCTCAAAAGCAAAAAgtagaagaagaaagaaaaagaaaagctgcagttGAAGTCTGGAAGAAACAGAAAGTAGTAGCATTTGCAATAGATCAAGCATCACAACTAAAActagaagagaaagagaaaaagcaacaaaaagagCGCCAAAGCCACGTGAAGTTATTATTGGAAAGGAATACCTTGCAAAAAAAAGTTAAGGAGGAACTTGAAAAGCTTGAAAGTCAGAAGAAGGAGGAAGCTgaaaaggagggaaggaagaaaactGCTGCAGAAGAAATGTCTAAGTTTCAAGAGCAT GAGCTACATAAACTGGAGCTAAGGGTTCTGCAGAAACATGCTAAAGAGacagagaaacaggaaaaagaaaaaagattggCAAAGTTAAGAGAGAAG GTCGAGGTTCGGGTCACCAGAGAGCGATCCAGGTTGAACAGACCttccaagggctgggaggaacGCAGGCAAGAgatggcaccagcagctgcagaacGGCCGGTGCGCGTTTCTCGGAG agctgtcccagcctggagaggagggtCATAG